One genomic window of Scylla paramamosain isolate STU-SP2022 chromosome 20, ASM3559412v1, whole genome shotgun sequence includes the following:
- the LOC135110319 gene encoding uncharacterized protein LOC135110319 — MVAKMKQVAGTVLWWCVAVVEAGTEATGEVAHVTDLINTLYDLSPVHKLPTWESPLTIFGVRAEGDVDIVFLHPSSRANVTISIQMSRFSGETQLTNYWQSPNGSETVVSRDVVYLSPHTFTWFTVFRRDSFIALYMEKEVRLILAYTQEKGTKLNFLDYTDFRVQSYYDAVWDFLGYQYPGLGKGPGYVEVVKEVQAAAKGLIHRLLMLEQVLDAKPLDRMPQTTKKIFLTHLQRTEAFMFLCRFYGINFVKHVKFFLGRD, encoded by the coding sequence ATGGTGGCAAAGATGAAGCAAGTGGCGGGCACGGTGCTGTGGTGGTGCGTGGCGGTCGTGGAGGCGGGCACAGAGGCGACAGGTGAGGTGGCTCACGTGACGGATCTCATCAACACCTTGTACGACCTGTCTCCCGTGCACAAGCTGCCCACGTGGGAGTCCCCGCTCACCATATTCGGCGTGAGGGCGGAGGGCGATGTTGACATAGTCTTCCTGCATCCCTCCAGCCGCGCCAACGTGACAATATCCATCCAGATGTCCAGGTTTTCAGGGGAGACTCAGCTGACGAATTACTGGCAGAGTCCCAACGGCAGTGAGACTGTGGTGAGCAGGGACGTGGTGTACCTCAGTCCGCACACCTTCACCTGGTTCACAGTGTTCAGGAGGGACAGCTTCATCgccctctatatggagaaagaggtgcGGCTCATCCTAGCCTACACGCAGGAAAAGGGCACGAAGCTCAACTTCCTGGACTACACTGATTTTAGAGTGCAGTCTTACTACGATGCCGTGTGGGACTTCCTGGGCTACCAGTACCCGGGCCTGGGCAAGGGTCCGGGCTacgtggaggtggtgaaggaggtgcagGCCGCCGCCAAGGGTCTCATCCATAGGCTACTAATGCTTGAACAAGTCCTCGATGCCAAGCCCCTCGATAGAATGCCACAGACAACTAAAAAAATTTTCCTCACACACCTGCAAAGAACGGAAGCCTTCATGTTCTTGTGCAGGTTTTATGGAATTAACTTTGTCAAGCACGTAAAGTTTTTCCTTGGAAGAGACTGA